From Hyphomicrobiales bacterium 4NK60-0047b, one genomic window encodes:
- a CDS encoding tyrosine phosphatase family protein → MSNEPSAVLTNESSEYTARIFGGPLGQVLPAIETHNIGRLVSIINKDTMIDTPSMLEDHQHLKLAMNDISEPRDGLVLPSERHVQRLIDFVDDWDLEHSMLVHCWAGVSRSTAGVFISLCRLNDGVPETEIAEALRKASPTATPNAKLVGLADDIMGRGGRMSDAVQMIGQGEMAFEGAVFSIPVRFK, encoded by the coding sequence ATGTCTAATGAACCAAGTGCTGTACTCACTAATGAGAGTTCTGAATATACTGCGCGTATTTTTGGTGGGCCTTTGGGGCAAGTCTTGCCTGCTATTGAAACTCATAATATCGGCCGCTTGGTTTCTATCATTAATAAAGACACTATGATTGATACTCCTTCAATGCTTGAAGATCACCAGCATTTAAAACTAGCAATGAATGATATTTCTGAGCCACGTGATGGATTGGTGCTTCCGAGTGAGCGTCATGTTCAACGGCTTATTGATTTTGTTGATGATTGGGATTTGGAGCACTCGATGTTGGTTCATTGTTGGGCTGGGGTTAGTCGCTCTACAGCTGGCGTATTTATTAGTTTGTGCCGTTTAAATGATGGTGTGCCAGAAACAGAGATTGCAGAAGCTTTACGAAAGGCCAGTCCAACAGCGACACCGAATGCTAAGTTAGTTGGCTTGGCAGATGATATTATGGGGCGAGGCGGGCGCATGAGCGACGCTGTTCAAATGATTGGTCAAGGTGAAATGGCTTTTGAAGGGGCTGTTTTTTCAATACCTGTTCGGTTTAAATAA
- a CDS encoding NAD regulator, which yields MNKTDKKSVIEIGLNAAIVSLEENDPHILTVLSQDESHDGLPFGPFDPLVHRTMEIGVRGFVREQTGLDVSYVEQLYTFGDRGRVTALESGELHVVSIGYLALTRMIDSVINSGSSAAIWRNWYRSFPWEDQRNGAPEIIQAEIIPRLMIWAGKRSTVALQRRATERVNICFGLNGSVFDEEKVLDRYELLYEAGLLFEAKRDGRTAALDWEELPRLGEPMILDHRRILATAMSRIRAKIKYRPVIFDLMPENFTLLELQQSVEGISGNLLHKQNFRRLVENGGLVVPSGKMSSQTGGRPAKLFRFRKEVLLERRTAGVRVRV from the coding sequence ATGAATAAAACGGACAAAAAGAGTGTCATTGAAATTGGTCTGAACGCGGCCATTGTTTCGCTCGAAGAAAATGATCCTCATATTTTGACTGTTTTAAGCCAAGATGAAAGTCATGATGGTTTGCCATTTGGCCCGTTTGATCCGCTTGTTCACCGAACTATGGAAATTGGTGTTCGTGGCTTTGTTCGGGAGCAAACCGGACTTGATGTGAGCTATGTTGAGCAGCTCTATACCTTTGGTGATCGAGGACGTGTAACGGCATTAGAATCTGGTGAATTACATGTTGTCTCTATTGGTTATTTAGCGCTTACTCGTATGATTGATAGTGTTATTAATAGTGGTTCATCGGCTGCTATATGGCGGAATTGGTATCGTTCTTTTCCCTGGGAAGACCAACGAAATGGAGCACCTGAAATAATTCAGGCTGAGATTATACCTCGATTAATGATTTGGGCGGGTAAGCGCTCAACTGTTGCTTTGCAAAGGCGGGCAACTGAACGGGTGAATATTTGTTTTGGTTTGAATGGTTCTGTTTTTGATGAAGAAAAAGTTTTAGATCGCTATGAACTTCTTTATGAGGCTGGTTTGTTATTTGAAGCAAAACGTGATGGACGGACAGCTGCGTTAGATTGGGAGGAACTCCCTCGTTTGGGTGAACCGATGATATTGGATCACCGACGGATTTTAGCAACAGCGATGAGCCGAATTAGAGCCAAAATCAAATACCGACCTGTGATTTTTGATCTGATGCCAGAAAACTTTACTCTTCTGGAGTTGCAGCAATCAGTTGAGGGAATTTCGGGTAATTTGCTACATAAGCAGAATTTTCGCCGCCTTGTTGAAAATGGTGGACTGGTTGTGCCGAGTGGTAAAATGTCGAGCCAAACCGGTGGGCGGCCAGCAAAACTCTTTCGATTTAGAAAAGAAGTTTTATTAGAGCGACGAACTGCTGGTGTGCGCGTGCGTGTTTAG
- a CDS encoding dihydroorotase: MNFDLIIKNGEVVNQDGKGQTDIGIKDGKIVGLGDLSQASSDKTISATGLTVLPGVVDSQVHFREPGNEHKEDLETGSRAAVMGGVTSVFEMPNTSPLTTCPDTLSDKINRARHRMFCDFAFYVGGTRENTNDIPDLERLEGAAGIKVFIGSSTGNLLVDDEESLKKILSKINRRAAFHSEDEARLIERMDVRRHNDPSSHPEWRDEIAAMKSTKMLVEAAREAGKRIHVLHISTAEEIEYLAHHKDVASVELTPQHLSLSAPDVYERLGTYAQMNPPLREARHAKALWQGLQNGVADVLGSDHAPHTREEKEKPYPESPSGMTGVQTLVPIMLDHVNNGKLSLERFVDLTSHGPNRLFGMATKGRIAVGMDADLTIVDMNQTRTITNDWIESKSQWTPYDGQTVKGWPKGTIIRGHRVMWEDEIIGTAIGEPVKFSEAL, translated from the coding sequence ATGAACTTTGATCTTATCATCAAAAATGGTGAAGTGGTCAATCAAGATGGCAAAGGCCAAACAGATATTGGCATTAAAGATGGTAAAATTGTTGGCCTGGGAGATTTAAGCCAAGCCTCATCTGATAAAACCATTTCTGCCACAGGTTTAACTGTCTTGCCAGGCGTCGTTGATAGCCAAGTTCATTTCAGAGAACCTGGCAACGAACATAAAGAAGACCTGGAAACAGGCAGTCGCGCCGCAGTTATGGGCGGTGTAACCTCTGTGTTTGAAATGCCAAACACCTCACCACTTACCACTTGTCCTGACACGTTATCCGACAAAATCAATCGCGCCCGTCACCGTATGTTTTGTGACTTCGCCTTTTACGTAGGCGGCACAAGAGAAAACACCAACGACATCCCAGACCTTGAACGTTTAGAAGGTGCTGCAGGCATCAAAGTTTTCATCGGCTCATCTACCGGAAATTTATTGGTTGACGATGAAGAAAGCTTGAAAAAAATTCTCTCCAAAATCAACCGCCGCGCAGCATTCCACTCAGAAGATGAAGCCCGCTTGATTGAGCGCATGGATGTTCGCCGTCATAATGATCCATCAAGCCATCCAGAATGGCGCGATGAAATCGCAGCCATGAAGTCAACTAAAATGCTGGTCGAAGCGGCCAGAGAAGCTGGCAAACGCATTCATGTTCTTCACATTTCAACGGCTGAAGAAATTGAATATTTAGCCCATCATAAAGACGTCGCCTCAGTAGAGTTAACACCACAACATCTCAGCCTTTCAGCTCCAGATGTATATGAGAGATTAGGCACCTATGCTCAAATGAACCCACCATTACGTGAAGCACGACACGCAAAAGCTCTCTGGCAAGGCCTTCAAAATGGTGTTGCAGATGTACTCGGCTCAGATCACGCCCCGCACACAAGGGAAGAAAAAGAAAAACCATACCCAGAAAGCCCATCCGGCATGACAGGCGTCCAAACCCTTGTACCCATCATGCTAGATCATGTTAACAACGGGAAACTAAGCCTGGAGCGCTTTGTTGATCTAACATCTCACGGTCCAAACCGTCTTTTCGGCATGGCCACAAAAGGGCGCATCGCTGTTGGCATGGACGCCGATTTGACGATTGTTGACATGAACCAAACCAGAACCATCACAAATGACTGGATTGAAAGCAAAAGCCAATGGACCCCATATGACGGACAAACCGTCAAAGGCTGGCCCAAAGGCACCATCATCCGCGGCCACCGCGTCATGTGGGAAGACGAAATCATCGGCACCGCCATTGGTGAACCAGTGAAGTTCAGTGAAGCGCTTTAA
- a CDS encoding folate-binding protein YgfZ, giving the protein MTKFVALLDRAVLEVRGPDAGEFLQGLITNDLEKIKEKGSLFAALLTPQGKINYEFFIVPTESGYFLEMAKGGLDELYKKFSLYKLRANVDISNLSETHMVFWLAETCNLVSTEASLYPDPRSSELGQRAIVSVDHMTDFCDGLEACSPDDYLAARLAIGIPEGGHDYALGNTFPHEACYDLIDGVDFSKGCYVGQEVVSRMQHRSTVRKRIVCVRSEEELPESGAEIRTETSLIGVLGSRLGKEGLALVRLDRAGKALNNGDKINADGILVTLTIPSWASYDFV; this is encoded by the coding sequence ATGACGAAGTTTGTTGCCTTGCTAGATCGTGCTGTTTTAGAAGTAAGGGGGCCGGATGCCGGGGAATTCCTGCAAGGATTGATTACCAATGATTTGGAAAAAATAAAAGAAAAAGGCTCTCTTTTTGCTGCCCTGTTAACGCCGCAAGGCAAAATAAATTATGAGTTTTTTATTGTACCGACTGAAAGCGGATATTTTCTTGAAATGGCTAAAGGCGGTCTTGATGAACTTTATAAGAAGTTTAGTCTTTATAAACTGAGAGCCAATGTCGATATTTCAAATTTATCAGAAACACATATGGTTTTTTGGTTGGCTGAAACTTGTAATTTAGTTTCAACTGAAGCCTCACTATATCCTGATCCTCGTTCATCTGAATTAGGACAGCGTGCCATTGTTTCAGTGGATCATATGACTGACTTTTGTGATGGTTTAGAGGCTTGTTCACCAGATGATTATTTAGCTGCACGTCTTGCCATTGGCATTCCTGAAGGTGGGCATGATTATGCTCTTGGAAATACATTTCCTCATGAAGCTTGTTATGACCTTATTGACGGAGTTGATTTTTCTAAAGGGTGTTATGTGGGACAAGAGGTCGTTTCACGTATGCAGCATAGAAGTACGGTGCGCAAACGGATTGTATGTGTGAGAAGTGAAGAAGAGCTGCCGGAAAGCGGCGCGGAAATTCGCACAGAAACTTCTCTCATTGGTGTTCTTGGTTCACGACTTGGAAAAGAGGGACTTGCTTTGGTACGTTTAGACAGGGCCGGGAAAGCGTTGAATAATGGGGATAAAATAAACGCTGACGGTATTTTGGTCACTTTGACTATACCATCATGGGCTTCATATGATTTTGTTTAA
- a CDS encoding DNA-3-methyladenine glycosylase I: MTRCSWAGDDPLYIEYHDEEWGVPETSDRALFEKLLLEGFQSGLSWITILRKRENFQKAFDGFDAEKIVRYKPKKIEALMADAGIIRNRLKIEAAVHNARAFLDMQEKGPGLSAFFWDAVDGTPLQNNFKSMKEVPGKTELSTKLSKELKRQGFKFVGPTTVYAHMQAMGMVNDHLVDCPCHKICAQLGKKIDFSRVK, translated from the coding sequence ATGACACGTTGTTCTTGGGCGGGAGATGACCCTTTATATATTGAGTATCATGATGAAGAGTGGGGTGTTCCGGAAACTTCTGATCGTGCATTGTTTGAAAAACTCCTGTTAGAGGGGTTTCAATCTGGCTTGTCGTGGATCACTATTTTGCGAAAGAGAGAGAATTTTCAAAAAGCATTTGATGGTTTTGATGCGGAAAAAATAGTGAGATATAAGCCAAAGAAGATTGAAGCTTTGATGGCTGATGCAGGTATAATTCGGAACCGATTGAAAATTGAAGCTGCAGTTCATAATGCACGCGCCTTTTTAGACATGCAGGAAAAAGGACCCGGACTTTCAGCGTTTTTTTGGGATGCTGTGGATGGGACACCTTTACAGAATAATTTTAAATCTATGAAAGAAGTTCCTGGGAAAACTGAGCTTAGTACTAAGCTTTCTAAGGAGTTGAAACGACAAGGATTTAAGTTTGTAGGCCCTACAACGGTTTATGCGCATATGCAAGCAATGGGGATGGTGAATGATCATTTGGTTGATTGTCCTTGTCACAAGATTTGCGCCCAGCTTGGTAAAAAAATAGATTTTTCGAGAGTTAAGTGA
- the ettA gene encoding energy-dependent translational throttle protein EttA, whose product MSTPQYVFTCYKLSKAFAGGKPLFDNITLSFLPGVKIGVVGVNGAGKSTFLKILAGVDKEFTGEAKAAEGIKVGYLAQEPELDESKDVRGNVMDGVAAKQAILDRYNELALEYSEETADEMAQLQDEIDAQNLWDLDAQVSQAMGALHCPEGDADVSTLSGGERRRVALCQLLLSKPDMLLLDEPTNHLDAETVAWLQKYLQDYPGTVIMITHDRYFLDQMTTWTLEIDRGRGIPYEGNYSSWLEQKQKRLEQEAREDDSKKRALSRELDWIRSSPKARQAKSKARIKSYEDLANKADHVKLAPTQISIPVGERLGGVVIEAENLTKGFEDRLLIDNLSFRLPPGGIVGVIGPNGAGKTTTFKMITGEEEPDGGSIRLGDTVQLGYVDQSRDTLDDNKNVWEEISDGLDQLMLGNREVPSRAYVSWFNFKKGDQQKKVGNLSGGERNRVHLAKMLKKGGNVLLLDEPTNDLDVETLSSLESALEDFPGCAVVISHDRFFLDRIATHIMAFEGDSHVEWFEGNFAEYEEDKKRRLGEDSINPAKIKFKRFER is encoded by the coding sequence ATGAGCACCCCGCAATATGTGTTTACTTGTTATAAGCTGTCCAAGGCATTTGCCGGGGGTAAGCCCTTATTTGACAATATTACACTTTCATTTTTGCCTGGCGTGAAAATTGGTGTTGTTGGTGTTAACGGCGCGGGTAAATCAACTTTTCTAAAGATTTTAGCGGGTGTTGATAAAGAATTTACCGGCGAAGCGAAAGCAGCTGAAGGCATTAAAGTTGGATATTTAGCGCAGGAGCCTGAGCTTGATGAAAGCAAAGATGTGCGCGGCAATGTGATGGATGGTGTGGCGGCGAAGCAAGCTATTCTTGATCGCTATAATGAGCTGGCGCTTGAATATTCAGAAGAAACTGCTGATGAAATGGCGCAGTTGCAAGATGAGATTGATGCTCAGAATTTGTGGGATTTGGACGCTCAAGTGAGCCAAGCCATGGGCGCGCTTCATTGTCCTGAGGGTGATGCTGATGTGAGCACACTTTCTGGTGGTGAACGACGCCGTGTTGCTCTTTGCCAGTTGCTACTCTCGAAACCTGATATGCTGTTGCTTGACGAACCAACCAACCACCTTGATGCTGAGACTGTTGCCTGGTTGCAGAAATATTTACAAGATTATCCAGGCACAGTGATTATGATTACTCACGATCGCTACTTCCTTGATCAGATGACAACATGGACTTTGGAAATTGATCGCGGCCGCGGCATTCCTTATGAAGGGAATTATTCTTCCTGGCTTGAGCAAAAACAAAAACGCCTGGAACAGGAAGCTCGCGAGGATGATTCGAAGAAGCGGGCGCTATCTCGTGAACTTGACTGGATCAGATCTAGCCCGAAAGCGCGCCAGGCCAAATCAAAAGCGCGGATTAAATCTTATGAAGACTTGGCGAACAAAGCTGATCACGTGAAATTGGCACCAACGCAAATCTCTATTCCAGTGGGTGAGCGTCTTGGCGGTGTGGTTATTGAGGCTGAAAACCTGACCAAAGGTTTTGAGGATCGCTTATTAATTGATAACCTTTCTTTCCGTTTGCCGCCTGGTGGTATTGTTGGTGTCATTGGACCGAACGGTGCTGGTAAAACCACAACCTTTAAAATGATAACTGGTGAAGAAGAGCCAGATGGTGGCTCGATCCGCTTAGGTGATACGGTCCAGCTTGGTTATGTTGACCAATCTCGTGATACATTGGATGACAATAAAAATGTTTGGGAAGAGATCTCAGATGGTCTTGATCAACTGATGCTTGGTAACCGAGAAGTTCCGTCTCGTGCTTATGTCAGTTGGTTTAATTTCAAAAAGGGTGATCAACAAAAGAAAGTTGGTAATCTTTCTGGTGGTGAACGGAACCGGGTGCATTTGGCAAAAATGCTGAAAAAAGGTGGCAATGTGCTCCTCCTCGACGAACCAACCAACGATTTAGATGTTGAAACACTCTCTAGCCTTGAATCAGCTTTGGAAGATTTTCCGGGCTGCGCCGTGGTTATTTCTCACGATCGTTTCTTCCTTGATCGTATTGCGACACATATTATGGCCTTTGAAGGTGATAGCCATGTGGAATGGTTTGAAGGTAACTTTGCTGAATATGAAGAAGATAAAAAACGCCGACTTGGTGAAGATTCTATCAATCCAGCCAAGATCAAATTCAAGCGCTTTGAACGTTGA
- a CDS encoding HD domain-containing protein produces MGELPKKPVRAWQRMLSGRRLDLLNPKSTDIEIEDIAHGLARVARWNGQTSGPHAFSVAEHSLFVMDILLKLKPDAPASWQMGALLHDAPEYVIGDLISPFKAAIGADYKVFELKILDAIHQRFGIASDLTEEVQRFIKRADEISAFYEAIYLAGFSLEEATVYFSAPESIDGDFNNWITSLEALSVRDAQAKFLERFYQLNES; encoded by the coding sequence ATGGGTGAGCTTCCTAAAAAGCCTGTTCGGGCATGGCAGAGAATGCTTTCCGGGCGCCGGTTGGATTTACTCAACCCAAAAAGTACAGATATTGAAATTGAAGATATTGCGCATGGACTGGCACGGGTTGCCAGGTGGAATGGGCAAACGTCTGGGCCGCATGCTTTTTCTGTTGCGGAACATTCTCTTTTTGTCATGGATATTCTTTTAAAACTAAAACCTGATGCACCAGCCTCCTGGCAAATGGGGGCGCTGTTGCATGACGCTCCTGAATATGTCATTGGAGATTTGATCAGCCCTTTTAAGGCGGCAATTGGCGCAGATTACAAAGTTTTCGAGTTGAAAATTCTTGATGCTATTCATCAACGGTTTGGCATTGCTTCAGATCTGACGGAAGAAGTTCAGCGTTTCATTAAACGAGCTGATGAAATTTCTGCCTTTTATGAGGCGATTTATTTGGCTGGATTTTCCCTTGAAGAAGCAACAGTTTATTTTTCGGCACCAGAATCAATTGATGGTGATTTTAACAATTGGATTACCTCTCTGGAGGCTCTTTCTGTTCGTGATGCACAGGCTAAATTTTTAGAACGCTTTTATCAATTGAATGAGAGTTAA
- a CDS encoding DUF5989 family protein has translation MKSFIKEIFAYMSARKKWWLFPILVIMVSIGALLVLAKGSAIAPFIYTIF, from the coding sequence ATGAAAAGCTTCATCAAAGAAATTTTTGCTTACATGAGCGCCCGTAAAAAATGGTGGTTGTTCCCCATTTTGGTTATCATGGTATCAATTGGTGCGCTATTGGTCTTAGCCAAAGGCTCTGCCATCGCTCCATTTATTT
- a CDS encoding glutathione S-transferase produces MRARLGLTSANIKVELREIVLRNKPAHMVELSPKATVPVLRLNTGEIIDESLDIALWALKQNDPTNLLSPKNQSLEDMQKLIAENDGPFKHHLDRTKYSVRYPEESKEDHIKGASEFLLKLNDRLSTQKFLFGHERSLADITIAPFVRQFANIDRSWFDAQPWPHLIKWLNEFIESGLFLSIMEKYAPWQEGDEITWFPEET; encoded by the coding sequence ATGCGCGCAAGACTTGGACTGACTTCAGCGAACATAAAAGTTGAATTAAGAGAAATTGTGTTGCGCAATAAACCTGCACACATGGTCGAGCTCAGCCCCAAAGCAACTGTGCCCGTCCTGAGATTAAATACAGGCGAAATCATCGACGAAAGTTTAGATATTGCCCTTTGGGCCTTAAAACAAAATGACCCAACAAACTTACTATCTCCCAAAAATCAGTCCCTAGAAGATATGCAAAAACTCATCGCTGAAAACGATGGCCCCTTTAAACACCATCTTGACCGCACAAAATATTCTGTAAGATACCCAGAAGAAAGCAAAGAAGATCATATAAAAGGAGCCAGTGAGTTTTTGCTAAAATTAAACGATCGTCTTTCGACCCAAAAATTTCTTTTTGGACATGAGCGCTCATTAGCCGACATCACAATCGCTCCCTTTGTGCGCCAATTTGCAAATATAGATCGCAGCTGGTTTGACGCACAGCCTTGGCCTCATCTCATTAAATGGCTCAATGAATTTATTGAAAGCGGTCTGTTTCTTTCAATCATGGAGAAATACGCCCCCTGGCAAGAGGGCGATGAAATCACATGGTTTCCTGAAGAAACTTAA